A stretch of the Synergistetes bacterium HGW-Synergistetes-1 genome encodes the following:
- a CDS encoding amidophosphoribosyltransferase — protein sequence MSGIFGAYSKTGKPVLEEVYLGLYALQHRGQECAGIAWSEGGRIAAAKGMGLLHNAIEQQCLTQKNAPCAIGHVRYTPLSGSQLHNVLPIGANYARGAVAVSHDGLITNLKELTAQLEKQGAIFQSSTDSEAILHLMAHKSHMQPLDALIDSLRKVKGSYAVIVLLNGALVAARDPWGFKPLVIGKKDEDYYAASESCALDIVGAKLLRDVEPGEMIVIDERGMRSLKIHHECFRGMRCSFEYVYTARPDSIIDGRSVYEARKEMGRLLAEQAPCPEADITAGMPDSGTIAAVGYAERSNIPLEMGVVRNRYVGRTFIQPTQKVRDLGVKIKLNPISEVFNNKKAVVIDDSIVRGTTAERVVSMIRDSGASQVHLRIASPPVVHPCRYGIDTRKEETLAAVRMTLPELCKKVGADSLEYLSEENLTAAIGLQEDQICTACFTGKYLDEKDLKAGE from the coding sequence ATGAGTGGGATATTCGGGGCTTACAGCAAAACAGGCAAACCGGTCCTGGAGGAGGTATACCTCGGGCTTTACGCACTCCAGCACAGGGGACAGGAGTGTGCAGGCATAGCCTGGAGTGAGGGCGGGCGTATAGCTGCCGCAAAGGGAATGGGACTTCTCCATAATGCGATAGAACAGCAGTGCCTGACTCAAAAAAACGCTCCCTGCGCAATAGGACATGTGCGATACACACCGCTTTCGGGATCCCAGCTGCACAATGTGCTCCCAATAGGGGCAAACTATGCCAGGGGAGCTGTCGCAGTTTCGCATGACGGACTCATCACCAATCTGAAGGAACTGACGGCCCAGCTTGAGAAACAGGGGGCAATTTTCCAGTCATCAACAGATTCTGAGGCCATCCTCCATCTCATGGCCCACAAATCCCACATGCAGCCTCTGGATGCCCTCATAGATTCCCTCCGCAAGGTAAAAGGGTCATACGCTGTTATTGTCCTCCTTAACGGAGCCCTTGTAGCAGCACGTGATCCCTGGGGATTCAAACCCCTTGTGATAGGCAAAAAGGATGAGGATTACTATGCCGCTTCAGAATCTTGCGCCCTCGATATCGTTGGTGCCAAACTGCTCCGCGACGTTGAACCCGGCGAGATGATCGTCATTGACGAGAGAGGCATGAGAAGCCTGAAGATACATCACGAGTGCTTCCGAGGGATGAGATGTTCATTCGAGTATGTCTACACTGCCCGGCCCGACAGCATAATCGACGGCAGGTCGGTGTATGAAGCACGCAAAGAGATGGGACGGCTTCTGGCTGAACAGGCTCCGTGCCCGGAGGCAGACATAACGGCGGGAATGCCTGACAGCGGAACGATCGCTGCAGTCGGATACGCCGAAAGGTCCAACATACCGCTTGAAATGGGCGTTGTAAGAAACCGCTATGTCGGGCGAACCTTTATCCAGCCGACACAGAAAGTCCGTGACCTGGGTGTTAAAATTAAACTGAACCCGATATCTGAGGTTTTTAACAATAAAAAGGCAGTGGTAATTGACGATTCGATAGTTAGGGGGACAACTGCAGAGAGGGTAGTCTCAATGATAAGAGACTCGGGAGCATCCCAGGTGCATCTGAGGATAGCATCACCCCCCGTGGTCCATCCCTGCAGATATGGGATCGACACCAGAAAAGAAGAGACTCTTGCAGCCGTCCGCATGACTCTTCCTGAACTTTGCAAAAAGGTAGGCGCAGACTCCCTTGAGTACCTGAGCGAAGAAAACCTGACAGCAGCGATAGGACTGCAGGAGGATCAGATATGCACTGCCTGTTTCACAGGTAAATATCTTGATGAAAAAGATTTGAAAGCAGGTGAGTGA
- a CDS encoding phosphoribosylaminoimidazolesuccinocarboxamide synthase has product MELNKKDFIYEGKAKRLYTTDDPDLVIVEYKDSFTAFNGEKKATMSGKGQLNNKISSKLFGYLKSKGIDSHFVRQIDDVHQVVTRVSIVPLEVIVRNITTGSLCKRLGVKEGMVLPRPLVEFCYKNDELGDPIVLEDHAILFGWATEEEIAKIKDISLKVNSVLKEYFAEKGIVLVDFKLEFGKDSKGNLMLADEISPDTCRFWDSSTGDRLDKDRFRKDLGNVLGAYEEIWKRISA; this is encoded by the coding sequence ATGGAACTGAATAAAAAGGATTTCATATACGAAGGCAAAGCAAAGAGGCTCTACACTACAGATGATCCGGATCTTGTAATAGTGGAATACAAGGACAGCTTCACCGCTTTCAACGGAGAGAAGAAGGCGACAATGAGCGGCAAAGGCCAGCTCAACAACAAAATAAGCTCAAAACTTTTCGGGTATCTCAAATCAAAAGGCATAGATTCACATTTCGTCAGGCAGATCGACGATGTTCATCAGGTCGTGACCAGAGTTTCCATCGTCCCCCTTGAAGTCATCGTGAGGAACATCACTACAGGATCGCTATGCAAAAGGCTGGGCGTTAAGGAAGGCATGGTGCTTCCCCGCCCTCTCGTGGAGTTCTGCTACAAAAACGATGAACTGGGTGATCCCATTGTCCTCGAAGATCATGCGATCCTTTTTGGATGGGCGACAGAGGAAGAAATTGCTAAGATCAAGGACATTTCACTCAAGGTAAACTCCGTGCTGAAAGAATATTTTGCAGAAAAGGGCATCGTCCTGGTCGACTTCAAACTTGAATTCGGCAAAGATTCAAAAGGAAACCTCATGCTTGCAGATGAGATCTCACCCGACACGTGCAGGTTCTGGGACAGCTCGACAGGAGACCGCCTCGATAAGGACCGCTTCCGTAAAGACCTGGGGAACGTCCTGGGTGCATACGAAGAGATCTGGAAGAGGATATCAGCGTAA
- the purF gene encoding amidophosphoribosyltransferase has translation MCGVFGAYSMNGASVLEDVYLGLCALQHRGQLSAGVAWIEDGTVNIKKGMGLVHEALSQNCLSHIHADTAIGHVRYATAGGTRIEDCQPIGANYSQGPVAIAHNGNLTNAHGLSGYLENRGAIFHTSSDTETILQLMAHQPGVVQLEALEKSLAKIQGAYSLAVLFDGCLIAARDPWGFRPLIIGQRDETIYIASESCALDILGAEIIRDVEPGEILVIDRRGMISRKLPVSPPKRCHCSFEYVYFARPDSVIDGRSVYRARKELGVKLAETAVPENSVVTGMPDSGTLAALGYAQKSSLPFEMGIVRNRYVGRTFIQPTQLVREIGVKIKLNPQRTAFIDREALVVDDSLVRGTTAGRIVSMIRESGAKKVHLRIASPPVCFPCYYGIDTPSSDELAAAQMDIPTLCKKIGADSLEYLTCEQLRNAIGLPSSELCTACFDGSYLENEDYSDLLEV, from the coding sequence ATGTGCGGCGTTTTCGGCGCTTACAGCATGAACGGTGCCTCAGTACTTGAGGATGTCTATCTCGGTCTCTGCGCACTACAGCACAGGGGTCAGCTTTCTGCTGGCGTTGCATGGATAGAGGACGGGACCGTAAACATAAAGAAGGGTATGGGACTGGTCCACGAAGCACTGAGCCAGAACTGTCTTTCCCACATCCATGCAGATACTGCAATAGGACATGTAAGGTATGCAACGGCTGGAGGCACCCGGATAGAAGACTGCCAGCCCATCGGAGCAAATTATTCCCAGGGGCCTGTCGCCATCGCCCACAACGGAAACCTCACTAACGCCCATGGCCTCAGCGGCTATCTCGAAAACAGGGGAGCCATATTCCACACATCATCCGACACGGAGACCATCCTTCAGCTTATGGCCCACCAGCCGGGGGTCGTCCAGCTGGAAGCCCTTGAAAAATCTCTTGCGAAGATCCAGGGGGCATACAGCCTGGCGGTACTTTTTGACGGATGTCTCATAGCCGCAAGGGATCCTTGGGGTTTCCGGCCTCTGATCATCGGTCAAAGAGATGAGACTATCTACATAGCATCAGAGTCATGCGCTCTGGACATACTTGGGGCTGAGATAATCCGAGATGTTGAACCCGGCGAGATACTTGTCATAGACAGGAGGGGCATGATATCCCGAAAACTCCCGGTAAGCCCGCCCAAAAGATGCCACTGCTCTTTTGAATATGTTTATTTTGCGCGTCCCGACAGCGTTATAGACGGCAGATCCGTTTACAGGGCAAGAAAAGAACTGGGTGTCAAACTGGCTGAAACTGCAGTCCCGGAAAATTCTGTAGTCACAGGGATGCCGGACAGCGGCACACTTGCAGCCCTGGGATACGCCCAAAAATCATCGCTTCCCTTCGAGATGGGGATCGTGAGGAACCGGTATGTAGGCAGGACATTCATACAGCCCACCCAGCTCGTTAGAGAAATCGGGGTCAAGATAAAGCTTAACCCACAGCGCACAGCATTCATAGACAGAGAGGCTCTGGTAGTGGATGACTCTCTTGTCCGTGGAACGACCGCAGGAAGGATAGTATCCATGATAAGGGAGAGCGGAGCAAAAAAAGTCCACCTGCGCATAGCATCACCTCCGGTTTGTTTCCCATGTTATTACGGGATAGACACTCCAAGTTCAGATGAACTGGCGGCGGCACAGATGGACATACCCACCCTGTGCAAAAAGATAGGGGCGGACTCCCTTGAATACCTGACCTGCGAACAGCTCAGGAATGCGATAGGGCTTCCCTCGTCAGAACTCTGCACAGCCTGCTTTGACGGCAGCTACCTTGAGAATGAAGATTACTCCGATCTTCTGGAGGTCTGA
- a CDS encoding phosphoribosylformylglycinamidine synthase subunit PurL: MDYKSAGLSDSEYKRINELLEREPNPLETQLIGVMWSEHCSYKSTKRLLKTYPSKGKYVLQGQGENAGVVDMGEGWGFAFKVESHNHPSAVAPFQGAATGVGGIIRDIIAMGARPSVSMDGLFFGDPSLKKTENLSKGIVEGIGAYGNAVGVPIVGGKTFYSPCYTDNPLVNAFSAGFVRLDKMASSQTAKKGDLAVLLGSKTGRDGIAGASFASRELDEDSKASKPQIQIGDPFEEKLLIECCMDLLDKGLIASMQDMGAAGILSSSSEIAHKSGCGIDITVEKIPLREKGMAPWEIFLSESQERMLLIVEEDKLDPVFALAAHYGLDCAVVGMMTDSHRYRVYENDELIADLPTSILGDTPEVIWPSAEPADIKERGTMNTSSLISKDPETDLLSLVSCPNGRSKHKIWEQYDSMVQLHTIEGPGAPAAVVEVPETERACLLTMEAEPNKCWTDPYTGASETMALSLRGLWISGAEVLGMTNCLNFASPEAPDKFYELEQSIKGLADTCRSLDCPVVSGNVSLYNETAGGQICPTPLVVTAGLIKDRNRRLASGNAGTGDILYIVGDLCGSLGASRYQVMKNGKPAGKTVRPDHDKEKSFRERAMKTAADGAASSGRAVAGGGIAVALANEAIATGRGINVKISSSLTAEELLFSEGGARAIYAVPKEKAPSFEKIWEGFPCAKIGTVGGEKFEWKDMFSLDLSKLKKAFTEGCF, from the coding sequence ATGGACTATAAAAGCGCCGGTCTTTCAGACTCGGAATATAAACGCATAAATGAACTTCTTGAAAGGGAGCCCAACCCCCTTGAGACGCAGCTGATCGGAGTAATGTGGTCAGAACACTGCAGTTATAAATCGACCAAGAGGCTTCTTAAGACATACCCGTCGAAGGGAAAATACGTTCTTCAGGGACAGGGAGAGAACGCGGGCGTAGTTGATATGGGAGAGGGATGGGGCTTTGCATTTAAAGTCGAGAGCCACAACCATCCATCCGCTGTAGCTCCTTTCCAGGGAGCTGCTACCGGTGTAGGCGGCATTATCAGGGACATAATAGCCATGGGTGCCCGGCCTTCGGTCTCGATGGACGGACTATTCTTCGGAGACCCTTCGCTTAAAAAAACAGAAAATCTCTCCAAGGGCATAGTTGAGGGGATCGGCGCATACGGCAATGCAGTCGGAGTACCCATTGTAGGAGGAAAGACATTCTACTCACCCTGCTACACGGACAACCCCCTTGTAAACGCTTTCAGCGCAGGGTTCGTCCGTCTTGACAAGATGGCAAGCTCACAGACAGCCAAGAAGGGAGACCTTGCAGTACTCCTGGGCTCAAAGACAGGACGTGACGGGATCGCAGGTGCTTCATTCGCCTCCCGTGAACTTGATGAGGACTCAAAAGCAAGCAAGCCCCAGATACAGATAGGCGACCCATTTGAAGAAAAACTGCTTATTGAATGCTGCATGGACCTTCTCGACAAAGGCCTTATCGCTTCAATGCAGGATATGGGTGCCGCAGGCATTCTCTCATCTTCCAGCGAAATAGCTCACAAGAGCGGATGCGGTATAGACATAACCGTTGAAAAGATCCCTCTCAGGGAAAAGGGAATGGCTCCGTGGGAAATATTCCTCTCCGAGTCACAGGAGCGTATGCTTCTGATAGTTGAAGAGGACAAGCTTGATCCTGTCTTCGCATTGGCAGCTCATTACGGGCTGGACTGCGCAGTAGTCGGAATGATGACTGATTCGCACCGTTACAGGGTCTATGAAAATGATGAACTTATCGCTGACCTTCCTACATCCATACTGGGAGACACACCGGAAGTGATATGGCCGTCAGCAGAACCTGCAGATATCAAGGAAAGAGGCACAATGAACACCTCTTCCCTTATTTCAAAAGATCCTGAGACTGACCTCCTCTCCCTGGTCAGCTGCCCAAACGGAAGAAGCAAGCATAAGATATGGGAGCAGTATGACTCAATGGTCCAGCTGCATACCATCGAGGGACCGGGGGCTCCTGCAGCCGTTGTTGAAGTGCCTGAAACAGAGAGGGCATGCCTGCTTACTATGGAAGCTGAGCCAAACAAATGCTGGACAGATCCTTACACAGGCGCCTCCGAAACAATGGCCCTCTCTCTGAGGGGTCTATGGATCTCCGGAGCAGAAGTTCTGGGAATGACTAACTGTCTGAACTTTGCCTCTCCGGAGGCACCTGATAAATTCTATGAACTCGAACAGTCGATCAAAGGGCTTGCAGACACATGCAGAAGCCTTGACTGCCCCGTAGTTTCAGGAAACGTCAGCCTCTACAACGAGACAGCAGGCGGACAGATCTGCCCCACCCCCCTTGTGGTGACTGCCGGACTTATTAAAGACAGAAACAGACGTCTTGCATCAGGAAATGCGGGTACCGGCGACATACTCTACATCGTTGGGGATCTTTGCGGTTCGCTGGGGGCTTCGCGCTACCAGGTAATGAAAAACGGCAAACCGGCTGGCAAAACTGTCAGACCTGATCATGACAAGGAAAAGTCGTTCCGGGAAAGGGCGATGAAAACCGCTGCTGACGGAGCCGCGTCTTCCGGACGGGCTGTAGCCGGCGGAGGCATTGCAGTTGCACTTGCAAACGAAGCGATAGCTACAGGCAGGGGGATCAATGTCAAAATAAGCTCATCTCTGACCGCTGAAGAGCTCCTCTTCTCAGAAGGCGGAGCACGAGCCATATATGCCGTTCCCAAAGAAAAAGCTCCTTCTTTTGAAAAGATATGGGAAGGTTTTCCCTGCGCAAAGATAGGAACTGTCGGGGGAGAAAAGTTTGAATGGAAAGATATGTTCAGCCTTGATCTCTCAAAACTGAAAAAGGCCTTCACGGAGGGCTGTTTCTAA